The following proteins are co-located in the Silene latifolia isolate original U9 population chromosome 1, ASM4854445v1, whole genome shotgun sequence genome:
- the LOC141646700 gene encoding protein FAR1-RELATED SEQUENCE 7-like, whose amino-acid sequence MAHLLSFGCAFKVLWIKERYTQKSLDRDSDHSLPQTKTLLSLEVHASTVYTHALFYEFQQQCVDSLNSCSADDSSREGSTRFLEVEDSIFNKTYTVAFNPSTFDATCSCKLFERKGYICKHIIWILSGKGIKKIPDKYLLSRWTKNTKKMPLYDAHGQLLDDFTSSDVTKLQISTVWSEFYSTLTLLKSLPENHINELTSLLKTFRQNFKSGAEKLTKHQELEMLLGVKSSSEVRILPPVQSKNKGTGKRLMSKKDQSVAKAQKPKRFCNNCKQMAHHDKRNCPNPAVDTSQHSFDHESDISSIVDSD is encoded by the exons ATGGCACacttgttgagttttggatgcgctTTCAAAGTGCTATGGATCAAAGAACGCTACACCCAAAAATCTCTTGACAGAGATAGTGATCACTCCCTACctcaaaccaaaacccttcttagCCTTGAGGTTCATGCATCGACTGTTTATACGCACGCTCTCTTTTATGAATTCCAACAGCAGTGCGTTGATTCTCTAAACTCATGTAGTGCGGATGATTCTTCAAGGGAGGGCAGTACAAGGTTCCTAGAAGTTGAAGATTCTATCTTCAATAAGACTTACACTGTCGCATTTAATCCTTCAACATTTGATGCAACATGTTCCTGCAAGCTGTTTGAGAGGAAGGGCTACATATGTAAACACATCATCTGGATTTTATCAGGTAAAGGGATCAAAAAGATACCTGATAAGTATCTTCTCAGTAGGTGGACAAAGAACACTAAAAAAATGCCCTTGTATGATGCTCACGGTCAATTGTTGGATGATTTTACTTCGTCGGATGTCACTAAGCTTCAGATTTCGACTGTCTGGTCTGAATTCTACTCAACATTAACACTGCTCAAATCTCTGCCTGAAAATCACATAAATGAACTGACTTCATTACTGAAGACATTTAGACAAAATTTCAAGTCTGGtgctgaaaaattgactaaacacCAAGAGTTGGAGATGCTCCTTGGGGTTAAGTCTTCATCTGAGGTCCGTATACTACCTCCTGTTCAATCAAAAAACAAGGGTACTGGCAAGAGGTTGATGTCCAAGAAAGATCAGTCTGTTGCAAAGGCACAAAAGCCGAAAAGATTTTGCAATAattgtaaacaaatggcacatcATGATAAGCGGAATTGCCCTAATCCAGCTGTTGATACATCACAACACTCGTTTGATCATGAATCCGAT ATTTCTTCAATTGTTGATAGTGATTAA